One window from the genome of Paramormyrops kingsleyae isolate MSU_618 chromosome 3, PKINGS_0.4, whole genome shotgun sequence encodes:
- the LOC111845670 gene encoding metalloproteinase inhibitor 3-like, with the protein MARRMQQLYQALFCVLLLGSLHVSRFADACSCLLSHPQDAYCNSDIVIRAKVVGKKLLKDGPFGTMRYTVKQMKMYKGFEKIQHVQHVYTDASESLCGVKFDIHKYQYLITGRVFEGRLYTGLCNFNERWERLTLSQKKGINHRYQLGCKCRIKACHYLPCFVTSKDECLWTDMLSHFGYPGYQSRHYACIHAKEGYCSWYRGVTIRDKTTINATDP; encoded by the exons ATGGCCAGGAGGATGCAGCAGCTATACCAGGCGCTCTTCTGCGTGTTGCTGCTCGGCAGCCTGCATGTCAGTCGCTTTGCGGACGCCTGCTCCTGCCTCTTATCCCACCCGCAGGATGCATACTGCAACTCCGATATAG TGATCCGGGCCAAGGTGGTGGGAAAGAAGCTTCTAAAGGACGGACCTTTCGGGACCATGCGCTACACAGTGAAGCAGATGAAA ATGTACAAAGGTTTTGAGAAGATACAGCACGTTCAGCACGTCTACACTGATGCCTCTGAAAGTTTATGCGGAGTCAAGTTTGACATACACAAATACCAGTACCTGATCACAG GCCGCGTGTTTGAGGGCAGGCTCTACACTGGCCTCTGTAACTTCAACGAGAGGTGGGAGCGACTCACGCTGTCGCAGAAGAAGGGCATCAACCACCGCTACCAGCTGGGCTGCAAGTGCAGG ATCAAAGCCTGCCACTACCTGCCCTGCTTCGTCACCTCCAAGGACGAGTGCCTGTGGACGGACATGCTGTCTCACTTCGGATACCCCGGCTACCAATCCCGTCACTACGCTTGCATCCATGCGAAGGAAGGCTACTGCAGCTGGTACAGGGGAGTGACCATCCGCGACAAAACCACCATCAACGCCACCGACCCCTAA